One window of Mucilaginibacter inviolabilis genomic DNA carries:
- a CDS encoding M1 family metallopeptidase: MKLKFTGFALLALFAVSAQAQKRKINPDDTTSNYNPAEAFSPQFYTDKGNDFHSANGNPGPRYWQNRANYTLNVKLDTAAKTIGGTETIEYINNSPDALPFLWLQLDQNTYKKDARSNFVTGFAPRPADHTDGYQIESVAIEEAGVSKEVKYVISDTRMQIRLPKAVPNKSSIRIKIKYHYTIPGAFGGRTDYTDTKNGKIFEIAQWFPRMCVYDDSRGWDTLPFLGSGEFYLDYGDIDYSVNVPWDMIVAGSGELQNPKEVLTAKQIARLETARNSDKTIMIRDLAEVNDPASRPVQKGTLTWHFKMLNTRDVAFGASKAFIWDAARVNLPEGKKSLAMSVYPAESYGNDAWGRATEYLKKSIEYFSEKWFVYPYPVAVNEAGIAGGMEYPGIVFDGITDKGAVLYWVTAHEIGHNWFPMIVGSDERRFAWMDEGFNTFIDVYASDAFNKGEFAPKRDSEYAEKGGNPADEIIPFITAPGSPTIMTAADGLAEKYRHPLTYFKPAFGLVLLREQILGKDKFDYAFRNYIHQWAYKHPQPDDFFRSMENGAGEDLSWFWKGWFYNNWTLDLALIDAKQVDNKGVSITVVNKEKLPMPFTIEVKYKDGSKKRTYLPVETWLQNKQISLTLPGTQEAESVTIDPDNALPDLNRSNNTLKVK, from the coding sequence ATGAAATTAAAATTTACCGGCTTTGCCTTATTGGCCCTGTTTGCTGTTTCGGCACAGGCGCAGAAAAGAAAGATCAACCCCGATGATACCACCTCCAACTATAACCCGGCCGAAGCTTTTTCGCCACAGTTTTATACCGATAAGGGTAACGATTTTCATTCGGCCAATGGCAACCCGGGTCCCCGATACTGGCAAAACCGGGCTAATTATACTTTAAATGTTAAACTGGATACCGCAGCCAAAACCATCGGCGGTACCGAAACTATCGAGTATATCAACAATAGCCCAGATGCTTTGCCATTTTTGTGGTTACAGCTGGATCAAAACACTTATAAAAAAGATGCCCGTTCTAACTTTGTAACCGGTTTTGCACCCAGGCCAGCCGATCATACCGATGGCTACCAGATTGAATCTGTTGCTATAGAGGAAGCCGGTGTGAGCAAAGAAGTAAAATATGTGATCAGCGATACCCGTATGCAGATCCGCCTGCCAAAAGCTGTACCTAACAAAAGCAGTATCCGCATCAAAATCAAATATCATTATACCATTCCCGGTGCTTTTGGCGGTCGTACCGATTATACAGATACTAAAAACGGGAAGATATTTGAAATTGCTCAGTGGTTTCCGCGCATGTGCGTATATGACGACAGCCGCGGCTGGGATACCCTGCCATTTTTAGGCAGCGGCGAGTTTTACCTGGATTATGGCGACATCGATTACAGCGTAAATGTTCCATGGGATATGATCGTGGCTGGCTCGGGCGAGTTACAGAACCCCAAAGAAGTATTAACTGCCAAACAAATAGCACGCCTGGAAACTGCCCGCAACAGCGATAAAACCATCATGATCCGCGATCTGGCCGAGGTGAACGACCCGGCAAGTCGCCCGGTGCAAAAAGGTACGCTTACCTGGCATTTTAAAATGCTCAACACCCGCGATGTAGCCTTTGGCGCATCCAAAGCTTTTATTTGGGATGCCGCAAGGGTGAATCTGCCCGAGGGTAAAAAATCCCTGGCCATGAGCGTTTATCCGGCCGAAAGTTATGGCAACGATGCCTGGGGCCGTGCTACGGAATACCTCAAAAAATCTATCGAGTATTTTTCCGAAAAATGGTTTGTTTACCCCTACCCGGTTGCCGTTAACGAAGCCGGTATTGCCGGTGGTATGGAGTACCCAGGTATTGTGTTTGATGGTATTACCGACAAAGGCGCTGTACTGTACTGGGTAACCGCACATGAGATAGGCCACAACTGGTTCCCGATGATCGTAGGATCGGATGAGCGCCGTTTTGCCTGGATGGATGAAGGATTTAACACCTTTATTGATGTATATGCCTCCGACGCCTTTAACAAGGGCGAATTTGCCCCAAAACGCGACAGCGAGTATGCCGAAAAAGGCGGCAATCCAGCCGATGAGATTATTCCTTTCATCACCGCTCCCGGCTCGCCAACCATCATGACAGCGGCCGATGGTCTTGCCGAAAAATATCGTCACCCACTTACCTACTTTAAACCAGCTTTTGGTCTGGTTTTGCTGCGCGAGCAGATATTAGGAAAAGATAAATTTGATTATGCTTTCCGTAATTATATCCACCAATGGGCCTACAAGCACCCGCAACCCGACGATTTTTTCCGCTCGATGGAAAACGGCGCCGGCGAAGACCTGAGCTGGTTTTGGAAAGGCTGGTTCTACAACAACTGGACACTTGACCTGGCCCTGATTGATGCCAAACAGGTAGATAACAAAGGCGTAAGCATCACCGTAGTAAACAAAGAAAAACTGCCAATGCCGTTTACCATCGAAGTAAAATATAAAGACGGCAGCAAAAAACGCACCTACCTGCCGGTTGAAACCTGGCTGCAAAACAAACAGATTTCCCTTACACTGCCCGGCACCCAGGAAGCAGAAAGCGTAACCATAGATCCAGATAACGCGCTGCCTGATTTGAACAGGAGTAATAATACCTTGAAAGTGAAGTAG
- the scpB gene encoding SMC-Scp complex subunit ScpB has translation MEHQIEALIFASEQGIRMEEIMYCLQAAFERDFTADEVNESLTAIKNKYSDDSLAIELVKINNGYQFLTKKQYHPVINLLQLQRSKKRLSQAALETLAIIAYKQPVTKTDVEQIRGVNCDYSIQKLLEKELIAIIGKSEGVGKPILYGTSSMFMDYFGINSIDELPQIKDFTTNTATIGEQTE, from the coding sequence ATGGAGCATCAAATAGAGGCATTAATTTTCGCGTCGGAACAAGGTATTCGTATGGAGGAGATCATGTATTGCCTCCAGGCTGCCTTTGAACGCGATTTTACTGCTGATGAAGTAAATGAAAGTTTAACCGCTATCAAAAACAAGTATAGTGATGATAGTTTGGCAATTGAGCTGGTCAAAATAAACAATGGATATCAGTTTTTGACTAAAAAGCAGTATCATCCGGTTATTAATCTGTTACAGTTACAACGTTCCAAAAAGCGGTTAAGTCAGGCCGCTTTGGAAACCCTGGCCATTATTGCTTACAAGCAGCCGGTAACCAAAACCGATGTGGAGCAGATACGCGGTGTGAACTGCGATTATTCGATACAAAAATTACTGGAAAAAGAATTGATTGCCATAATTGGGAAGTCAGAAGGCGTTGGAAAACCCATTCTATATGGTACCAGCAGCATGTTTATGGACTATTTTGGTATAAATAGCATAGATGAATTACCTCAAATTAAGGATTTTACGACTAATACCGCAACCATAGGCGAACAAACAGAATAA
- a CDS encoding NAD(P)-dependent oxidoreductase: MKLALIGATGNVGQTILNEALLRGYEVTAIARDPQKLDINNDKLTLKAVDIFNIDSLTEALKGHDAVVSAYNSGWANPNIYDDFIAGSEAIQQAVKQSGVKRLLVIGGAGSLEIAPGLQLVDSPNFPAAYKPGASAARDYLNILRKEENLDWTFLSPAINMHPDAHGEPKRKFRLGTDQPVFNEKGENNILIEDLAVAVIDELENNQFIKRRFTLGY; encoded by the coding sequence ATGAAATTAGCACTGATAGGCGCCACAGGCAATGTAGGCCAAACCATTTTAAACGAAGCGTTGTTACGCGGCTATGAAGTAACTGCCATTGCCCGCGATCCGCAGAAATTGGATATAAACAATGATAAACTAACATTAAAAGCAGTTGATATATTCAATATAGACAGTTTAACCGAAGCACTTAAAGGTCATGACGCCGTAGTAAGCGCTTACAATTCAGGATGGGCAAACCCAAATATTTACGATGATTTTATTGCAGGTTCCGAAGCTATCCAGCAAGCGGTAAAGCAATCTGGTGTTAAACGTTTATTGGTAATTGGCGGGGCCGGAAGCCTGGAAATTGCTCCTGGACTTCAACTGGTCGACTCTCCGAACTTTCCTGCTGCGTACAAACCAGGCGCCTCTGCTGCCCGTGATTATTTGAATATCCTGCGTAAAGAAGAAAATCTGGATTGGACATTTTTAAGTCCGGCTATCAACATGCACCCGGATGCGCATGGCGAGCCTAAAAGAAAATTCCGTTTAGGTACCGATCAGCCGGTATTTAATGAAAAAGGCGAAAACAATATTCTTATTGAGGACCTGGCAGTAGCTGTTATCGACGAACTGGAAAACAACCAGTTTATAAAACGCCGGTTTACTTTAGGGTATTAA
- the tpiA gene encoding triose-phosphate isomerase, producing MRKKIVAGNWKMNLDYNEGLGVFSEIINMVKDEVTGTQEAVICSPFIHLHSLVQLAKGYNKVSLGAQNAHQAESGAYTGEISAKMIKSIGAAYVILGHSERRQYFGETNELLAKKTDTVLANDLRPIFCIGETLQEREANQHFDVIKSQLVEGVFHLDAAHFSKLVIAYEPVWAIGTGVTASSEQAQEIHAFIRKEIAAKYNQEVADNTTILYGGSCNPKNAPELFAQPDIDGGLIGGASLKSRDFVDIVKVFN from the coding sequence ATGAGAAAAAAAATTGTTGCCGGTAACTGGAAAATGAATCTTGATTATAACGAGGGTTTGGGCGTATTTTCCGAGATCATCAATATGGTAAAAGATGAAGTAACCGGTACACAGGAAGCGGTTATCTGTAGTCCTTTTATACATCTGCACAGCCTGGTACAATTGGCAAAAGGGTATAATAAAGTTTCGTTAGGAGCCCAGAATGCGCATCAGGCAGAATCCGGCGCCTATACCGGTGAAATATCTGCCAAAATGATCAAATCAATAGGGGCTGCTTATGTGATCCTGGGTCACTCAGAACGCCGTCAGTATTTTGGTGAAACCAACGAATTATTAGCTAAAAAAACAGATACTGTATTAGCAAATGATCTTCGCCCGATATTCTGTATTGGCGAAACTTTGCAGGAGCGTGAAGCAAATCAACATTTTGATGTGATCAAAAGCCAGTTAGTTGAAGGTGTATTTCACCTGGATGCGGCTCACTTTTCAAAACTGGTTATAGCTTATGAACCGGTTTGGGCTATTGGTACAGGGGTAACTGCTTCATCAGAGCAAGCGCAGGAAATTCACGCGTTTATCCGTAAAGAAATTGCTGCTAAATACAACCAAGAAGTAGCCGATAATACCACCATTTTGTACGGCGGTAGCTGTAATCCAAAAAATGCGCCTGAATTATTTGCTCAACCAGATATTGATGGTGGTTTGATAGGTGGCGCTTCGCTGAAATCGCGCGATTTTGTAGATATTGTAAAAGTATTCAATTAA
- a CDS encoding Rrf2 family transcriptional regulator: MNGQFQIAIHILTLLDQANGELLSSEYIAGSININPALVRKEIRNLRNYGLINSKEGKTGGYSLGKAPDNIALADVYKAVKSHPALGQAKNLPNPACPIGRQINQHLDDLAAEVDTAIISKLTKITLADFSQKFK; encoded by the coding sequence ATGAACGGACAATTTCAGATAGCAATTCACATTCTTACCCTACTTGACCAGGCTAATGGTGAACTCTTATCGTCTGAATATATTGCGGGCAGCATCAACATAAATCCGGCATTGGTACGTAAGGAAATACGTAACCTGCGCAATTATGGATTGATTAATAGTAAAGAAGGAAAAACAGGTGGCTATAGCCTGGGGAAAGCGCCGGACAACATTGCCTTAGCCGATGTATATAAAGCTGTAAAAAGTCACCCGGCACTGGGCCAGGCTAAAAATCTCCCTAATCCTGCCTGTCCTATTGGACGGCAAATCAATCAACATCTGGATGATTTAGCTGCCGAAGTAGATACAGCTATCATTAGTAAATTAACAAAAATCACATTGGCTGACTTTAGTCAAAAATTTAAATAA
- a CDS encoding GNAT family N-acetyltransferase, with protein MTITEVKDKTSQKAFLNVARIIYKDDKTWVCPLDNDVEAVFDPTKNNFHQDGKCTRWILTDDNNQLIGRVAAFINNKKAYHYEQPTGGMGFFECIDNQDAAFLLFDTAKKWLQDNGMQAMDGPINFGENDNFWGLLVEGFTHPSYGMNYNPLYYRVFFESYGFKTLYEQITNHLDVHKPFSERFTKIANWVIQKPGYSFRHFRVKEMEKFAADFIEIYNDAWRDFENFVPITHATIAESFEKMKPLMDEKLIWFAYIDDEPASFIIILPDANQMLKPLNGKLNLIGKLKFLYYRWKGVSRMRAIVMGTKQKFQKHGLESAIFIKLKEYVLPLKQYDELELSWVGDFNEKMIAIHSAVGATFGKKHLTMRYIF; from the coding sequence ATGACTATTACAGAAGTAAAAGACAAAACCTCCCAAAAAGCATTTTTAAACGTAGCCCGTATCATCTATAAAGATGATAAAACCTGGGTTTGTCCGCTTGATAATGATGTAGAAGCTGTATTTGATCCGACAAAAAACAACTTTCATCAGGACGGAAAATGCACACGCTGGATATTGACTGATGATAATAATCAGTTAATTGGTCGTGTGGCAGCGTTCATTAATAACAAAAAAGCCTATCATTATGAACAGCCAACCGGCGGCATGGGTTTTTTTGAATGCATTGACAATCAGGATGCTGCTTTTTTACTTTTCGATACTGCTAAAAAATGGTTACAGGATAACGGTATGCAAGCCATGGATGGCCCTATCAATTTTGGTGAAAATGATAACTTCTGGGGCTTACTGGTGGAGGGCTTTACACATCCTTCATATGGGATGAATTATAACCCGCTTTATTACAGAGTTTTTTTTGAATCATATGGTTTTAAAACACTCTATGAACAGATTACCAATCACCTGGATGTGCACAAGCCATTTTCAGAGCGGTTTACTAAAATTGCCAACTGGGTGATCCAGAAACCAGGATACAGCTTCAGACACTTCAGAGTAAAAGAAATGGAAAAATTTGCTGCTGATTTTATAGAGATATACAATGATGCCTGGCGCGATTTTGAGAATTTTGTCCCCATAACGCATGCTACCATAGCCGAAAGCTTTGAAAAAATGAAACCACTGATGGACGAAAAATTGATATGGTTTGCCTATATCGACGATGAACCGGCCTCATTTATTATTATTTTACCTGACGCCAATCAAATGCTTAAACCACTTAACGGAAAGTTAAATTTGATAGGTAAGCTTAAGTTTTTATACTACCGCTGGAAAGGTGTATCCCGCATGCGGGCTATTGTGATGGGAACCAAACAGAAATTCCAGAAGCATGGTTTGGAGTCGGCCATATTTATTAAATTAAAAGAATACGTTTTACCTTTAAAGCAATATGACGAGCTGGAACTATCGTGGGTTGGCGATTTTAATGAGAAAATGATTGCCATACACAGTGCAGTTGGAGCTACATTTGGCAAAAAGCATTTAACAATGCGTTATATTTTTTAA
- the mqnC gene encoding cyclic dehypoxanthinyl futalosine synthase: MNTADLLQRALRFDFLTQDEGVYLYNNASTADLMYTANELRKKQVPHGKVTWQIDRNVNTTNVCIANCKFCNFFRRPGHEDSYITDIETYKKKIEETFRYGGDQLLLQGGHHPDLGLQFYTDLFRELKQLYPKLKLHSLGPPEIAHVAKLEGMAHIDVLRAMQEAGLDSLPGAGAEILNDRVRRLISKGKCGGKEWLDVMRAAHQLNLPTSATMMFGHIETIEERFEHLVWIREVQSEKPEGAHGFVAFIPWPFQDDGTLLRKVRGITNNVTGDEYIRMIALSRIMLPNIKNIQASWLTVGKQVAQICLHAGANDFGSIMIEENVVSAAGAPHRFTAKGIQDSIKEAGFEPQLRTQKYDWRDIPAEIEEQVINY; this comes from the coding sequence ATGAACACAGCCGATCTGTTGCAACGCGCTTTGCGGTTTGATTTTTTAACCCAGGACGAAGGGGTTTACCTATATAATAATGCCTCTACTGCCGATTTGATGTATACCGCCAATGAACTGCGTAAAAAGCAGGTTCCGCATGGCAAGGTTACCTGGCAGATAGACCGTAATGTGAATACTACCAATGTTTGTATAGCCAATTGCAAGTTCTGCAACTTTTTCCGCAGGCCCGGTCATGAGGATAGCTACATTACTGATATTGAGACCTATAAAAAGAAGATCGAAGAAACTTTTCGCTATGGAGGAGACCAGTTACTATTACAGGGCGGCCATCATCCCGATCTGGGTCTACAGTTTTATACCGATCTGTTCAGGGAATTGAAACAGCTGTACCCCAAGCTAAAACTACATTCATTAGGTCCACCAGAGATAGCACACGTTGCTAAGCTGGAAGGTATGGCTCATATAGATGTGCTGAGAGCTATGCAGGAAGCTGGTCTTGATTCATTGCCAGGCGCCGGTGCAGAGATCCTGAATGACCGCGTACGCCGTCTGATATCCAAGGGCAAATGCGGTGGTAAGGAGTGGCTGGATGTGATGCGTGCCGCTCACCAATTGAACCTGCCTACATCAGCCACCATGATGTTTGGACATATTGAAACCATAGAAGAGCGCTTTGAGCACCTGGTTTGGATCCGCGAGGTACAGTCCGAAAAACCCGAAGGCGCTCATGGCTTTGTGGCCTTTATCCCCTGGCCTTTCCAGGATGATGGTACCCTATTGCGTAAAGTTCGTGGCATCACCAACAACGTAACCGGCGATGAATATATCCGCATGATAGCGCTAAGCCGCATCATGCTGCCCAATATCAAAAACATACAGGCTTCATGGCTTACCGTGGGTAAACAGGTGGCCCAGATATGCTTACATGCAGGGGCCAATGATTTTGGATCTATCATGATCGAAGAAAATGTGGTATCGGCCGCAGGTGCACCACACAGGTTTACTGCTAAAGGCATCCAGGATTCTATCAAAGAAGCTGGATTTGAGCCACAATTGCGTACACAAAAATACGATTGGCGCGATATCCCCGCCGAAATTGAAGAACAGGTTATTAACTATTAA
- a CDS encoding Crp/Fnr family transcriptional regulator translates to MELIISKAKLLSLKKGDCFLEVGRIAKQLGFVMEGVLRVCWYNDNGEDITRAFIPEHHFALNVSSFNNETPSEVCFEATSNCKLLVFSQKDLVELANAIPGWNEILLKITATALTNKSKVSQNMLTQDATTRYLEFLKIYPGLANRIPLSALASYLGIKQSSLSRIRRKIT, encoded by the coding sequence ATGGAATTGATAATCAGCAAGGCTAAATTATTAAGCCTAAAAAAGGGCGATTGTTTTTTAGAAGTTGGTAGGATTGCTAAACAGCTTGGGTTTGTAATGGAAGGAGTTTTAAGGGTTTGTTGGTATAACGACAATGGCGAGGATATTACAAGAGCATTTATTCCGGAGCATCATTTCGCACTAAACGTTTCAAGTTTTAATAACGAAACACCATCTGAAGTTTGTTTTGAGGCTACTTCTAATTGCAAATTGCTGGTTTTTTCCCAAAAAGACCTGGTTGAGCTGGCGAATGCAATTCCTGGCTGGAATGAGATTCTTTTAAAAATTACCGCTACGGCATTAACCAATAAATCAAAAGTAAGCCAAAATATGCTTACACAGGATGCGACAACGCGATACCTGGAATTTCTGAAAATTTATCCGGGCCTGGCAAACCGGATACCGTTATCGGCTCTTGCTTCTTACCTGGGGATTAAGCAATCTTCTTTAAGTCGTATTAGAAGAAAGATCACTTAA
- the prmA gene encoding 50S ribosomal protein L11 methyltransferase: MNYYELLFTTITTEDYQQDLLINALGEIGFDTFEELEFGFKAYIPTDDFDEQQLKEHLLPYRDMFTFSYEIALIPQKNWNEVWESNFEPIEIGDKIYVRATFHPARPAFPYEIVIDPKMAFGTGHHQTTSMMLELILENDFAGKKVLDMGCGTGILAIMAAKLNAAEITAIDYDPVCYDSTIENSALNHITNITPLCGSKEVIPEEQYDIILANINRNILLDQMERYTQVLKAGGEIYFSGFYESPDLEIITDEARKYGLKYITHKKTNDWVAAKFVK; encoded by the coding sequence ATGAACTATTACGAATTACTTTTTACCACCATCACTACCGAAGATTATCAGCAGGATTTATTGATTAACGCCTTAGGAGAGATTGGCTTTGATACATTTGAAGAGCTGGAATTTGGTTTCAAGGCATATATCCCTACTGATGATTTTGATGAGCAGCAGCTAAAGGAACATCTGTTGCCCTACCGGGATATGTTTACTTTTAGCTATGAAATAGCCCTTATCCCGCAAAAGAACTGGAACGAGGTATGGGAAAGTAATTTTGAGCCCATAGAAATAGGGGATAAGATATATGTGCGGGCTACTTTTCACCCGGCCAGGCCTGCGTTTCCTTACGAAATTGTGATTGACCCGAAGATGGCTTTTGGTACAGGGCATCATCAAACCACTTCTATGATGCTGGAGTTGATATTGGAGAATGATTTTGCCGGTAAAAAAGTATTGGATATGGGTTGTGGCACAGGCATACTGGCTATTATGGCTGCCAAACTAAATGCCGCCGAAATTACAGCTATTGATTATGATCCGGTGTGTTATGATAGCACGATTGAAAACTCAGCACTCAACCATATAACAAATATCACTCCGCTGTGTGGCTCAAAAGAAGTAATCCCTGAAGAACAATACGATATTATCCTGGCCAATATAAACCGCAATATCCTGTTGGATCAAATGGAGCGTTATACCCAGGTACTAAAAGCTGGGGGCGAGATCTATTTCAGCGGTTTTTATGAATCTCCCGACTTGGAAATTATTACTGATGAAGCCAGGAAATATGGCTTAAAATATATTACCCATAAAAAAACGAACGATTGGGTAGCGGCTAAATTTGTAAAGTAG
- a CDS encoding helix-turn-helix domain-containing protein → MKTLGKKIRLLRHQKGWSQEDVAKRLDISIPAFSKIETGITDINLSRLEQIATLFEMSVVQLLTFNDAEQDQKFVNELETVNKRLMDRETEVIDLQKKVIELFEELRHSKATA, encoded by the coding sequence ATGAAAACACTTGGGAAAAAAATCAGACTGTTACGTCATCAAAAAGGGTGGAGCCAGGAAGATGTTGCCAAACGATTGGATATCTCTATTCCAGCCTTTTCAAAGATTGAAACTGGAATAACTGACATCAATTTATCGAGGCTTGAACAGATTGCAACTTTGTTCGAAATGTCTGTAGTTCAGCTTCTTACATTTAATGACGCCGAGCAGGATCAGAAATTTGTTAATGAACTTGAAACCGTTAACAAACGGTTGATGGATCGCGAAACAGAAGTTATTGATCTGCAAAAGAAGGTAATAGAGCTATTTGAAGAGCTAAGGCACTCAAAAGCTACTGCATAA
- a CDS encoding GlmU family protein: MSIILFDDNARQTLLPLTYTRPVADLRIGILTIAEKWARYLNTDHSFYTADYLQVKYPVKIGTDNLFINGAVCPDDNLLEAIDKLQTGQALKYNEHLLAVRLNQTDAVNFKPETEFDSIVNYPNLFVAIRYPEDIFRKNDIELRKDFRLLTKGRTSAAVSPTNVIIGNDFFAEEGAIAECSTFNTTNGPIYLSNNTEVWEGTHIRGAFAICEHSQVKMGTKIYGATTVGPYSRVGGEINNAVIWGYSSKGHEGYLGNSVLGEWCNIGADSNNSNLKNNYAEVKLWDYNTQSFRKTGLQFCGLIMADHAKCGINTMFNTGSVVGVGANVFDAGFPRNFVPDFSWGGAAGFEVYVLNKMLETAQKVFERREHRQFNQMEKDLLTRIFELTEEYRRF; the protein is encoded by the coding sequence ATGTCTATTATCCTTTTTGACGATAACGCACGCCAAACACTACTGCCCCTTACTTACACCCGGCCGGTTGCCGATTTGCGGATAGGTATACTAACCATAGCCGAAAAATGGGCCAGGTATTTAAATACAGATCATTCTTTTTATACTGCTGATTATTTACAGGTCAAGTATCCTGTAAAGATTGGCACGGATAATTTATTTATAAACGGAGCTGTTTGTCCGGACGATAATCTGCTGGAAGCTATTGATAAACTACAAACAGGCCAGGCGCTTAAATACAATGAGCACTTATTGGCTGTAAGGTTAAATCAAACAGATGCGGTTAACTTTAAGCCAGAGACCGAATTTGACAGTATTGTTAATTATCCAAATCTTTTTGTCGCTATTCGTTATCCGGAAGATATTTTCAGGAAGAACGATATAGAATTGCGGAAGGATTTTCGACTGCTTACCAAAGGTCGCACCAGCGCAGCTGTAAGTCCTACAAATGTTATTATAGGCAACGATTTTTTTGCCGAAGAAGGCGCCATTGCCGAATGCTCCACATTTAATACTACTAACGGGCCTATATATTTATCAAACAATACCGAGGTTTGGGAAGGTACCCATATTCGCGGAGCTTTTGCCATTTGCGAACATTCGCAAGTGAAAATGGGTACAAAAATATATGGTGCCACAACCGTAGGGCCATATTCGCGCGTTGGTGGCGAAATAAATAACGCGGTGATATGGGGTTATTCGTCTAAAGGGCATGAGGGATACCTGGGCAACTCTGTACTGGGCGAATGGTGTAATATTGGAGCAGATTCCAATAACTCCAATCTGAAAAACAACTATGCCGAGGTGAAGTTGTGGGATTATAATACCCAGAGTTTCCGTAAAACAGGTCTGCAATTTTGTGGGTTAATCATGGCCGATCATGCCAAATGCGGTATCAACACCATGTTCAACACAGGGAGCGTGGTAGGTGTGGGAGCCAATGTTTTTGACGCAGGCTTCCCGCGTAACTTTGTTCCAGATTTTTCATGGGGTGGTGCAGCAGGTTTTGAAGTTTATGTTCTTAACAAAATGCTCGAAACCGCTCAAAAGGTTTTTGAACGCCGCGAACACCGCCAGTTTAATCAAATGGAAAAAGACCTGCTAACGCGAATATTTGAATTAACCGAAGAATACAGGAGGTTTTAA
- a CDS encoding serine hydrolase domain-containing protein, translating into MLTNSTTATQENQANINNWKTRPFNRWSFHHVKKLIPSITIANDVHHQNLLENAPVSIKGVILKQLLKATATDAIVILHKGKIVYEAYANGNDEHTPHILMSATKAVVGLVAGILELQGAIDLSAPVSAYIPQTMGTIYQQVTLRQLLDMRAGIILDEDQQKQYDAATNWEPVPEGNEPMGLHGFFTRLKQSEKLTDHNFSYVSANTDLLGWAIECATGRSFNTLLSDLIWKPMGAENEAYITVDKDGAPRCTGGLCATARDFARIGQLIINGGMHNSTEIIPPSLINDITSNGDGDAWANGQWGKAFAPISKNMNYRNGWYMINDEPQMMFAMGIYGQNLFIDRANNMVIAKFSSWKEPIDYIALPLTHQLVKTVRSSLMV; encoded by the coding sequence ATGCTAACTAACTCCACAACGGCTACACAAGAAAATCAGGCCAATATCAATAACTGGAAAACCAGGCCATTTAACCGCTGGTCTTTTCATCACGTTAAAAAGCTTATTCCATCAATAACCATCGCGAATGATGTTCACCATCAAAATTTGCTGGAAAATGCTCCCGTATCCATAAAGGGAGTTATACTTAAACAACTGCTAAAGGCTACGGCAACTGACGCCATAGTTATTCTTCATAAAGGTAAAATTGTTTATGAGGCATACGCTAACGGGAATGATGAACATACCCCGCATATCCTGATGTCTGCAACTAAAGCGGTGGTTGGGCTTGTTGCAGGTATCCTGGAACTTCAAGGAGCAATCGATCTGAGTGCCCCCGTCTCCGCCTATATTCCGCAAACTATGGGAACAATTTATCAGCAGGTAACCCTGCGCCAGCTATTGGATATGCGTGCCGGAATAATATTGGATGAAGATCAGCAAAAGCAATATGATGCCGCGACAAATTGGGAGCCAGTACCTGAGGGAAATGAACCTATGGGGTTACACGGGTTTTTTACCCGACTAAAGCAATCCGAAAAATTAACAGATCACAATTTTAGTTATGTATCTGCCAATACCGACCTGTTAGGCTGGGCTATTGAATGTGCTACAGGACGCTCATTTAATACACTGTTGAGCGATCTGATTTGGAAGCCAATGGGGGCCGAAAATGAGGCTTATATAACAGTTGATAAGGATGGGGCACCAAGATGTACAGGAGGGCTTTGCGCAACCGCCCGGGATTTTGCCCGTATCGGTCAGCTTATTATAAACGGGGGGATGCATAATTCGACGGAAATTATACCCCCATCATTAATAAATGATATCACAAGCAATGGTGACGGTGATGCCTGGGCCAATGGCCAATGGGGTAAAGCTTTTGCACCTATCAGCAAAAATATGAACTATCGTAATGGTTGGTATATGATTAATGATGAGCCCCAAATGATGTTTGCTATGGGTATTTATGGTCAGAACCTTTTTATTGACCGGGCTAACAATATGGTTATTGCTAAGTTCTCGTCATGGAAAGAACCAATAGATTATATAGCATTGCCCTTAACGCATCAACTGGTTAAAACCGTCAGAAGCTCTTTAATGGTTTAG